A segment of the Methanomicrobiales archaeon genome:
TTGAAGGCGTGGTGGGCCATCATCTCGAAGAGTGTCAGGTGCCGCCCGGAGCGCCCGACGGAGTCCAGATCGTTCAGGCGGATGCATGGCTGGGAGATGGTGAGCGGGTTGGCCGGAGGCGGCACCTCCCCGCTCGTCACGTAGGGCTGGAAATCGGCGATGGAGGCGATCGTCAGGTAGATGTCATCCCGCCAGCGCGCCGCCACGGGGTAGCGCGGGATCCGTACGTGACCATGCCGCTCGAAGAAGGAGAGGAACGCTTCCCGCATCTCGTCCAGCGTATGCGGTGCAAAGACCGGATTCCCGATGAAGCGATAGGATTCGCAGGGAGCGTCGCCGCAGATCGCAAGCTCCGGGTTCCGGGTCCAGAAGGCGGCGCCGCAGGATCGGCAGACCTTCCGCACGAGGCCCTGGTCCCGGAAATAGTCGAGCCGGTATTCTTCTTCGAGCATGGAAAATCCCTGATTTACCACCTATATTAACGTTTGAGTGATAAAAATTGTTTGCTACGGCGTCTCCCTGTCCAGGGCATCGACGTACCAGAGGCTGAACGTCTCGTACAGGCCGGTCGCCTCGGCGATCGCGACGGCGAGGATGTGCGAGCACTCTCTTCCCCGGAAGAGGAAGTCACGGCAGCTGCAGAAGTCCTCCTCCACCACGTACTCGTCGTGATAGCCGACGACCACGAAGAAATCGCGGTAGCGCTTCACCCGCCCCTCTTTAACAGCGGCGAGCGCCTTCCTGCCGCGCTCGCCGAACCGTATCCCGATCTCGTCCTCGACCTCGGGGGTGAGACCGCTCTCTCCCATGAGGCGCTGCCACAGGTCATTCCTGGTAACGGATACTTGGCGACTCATCGATGAACTCCCAATTCATGCGGCGGGCAAGGGCCCGCATCCCGGGGGCCTCCAGGGCGTGGTGCGTGGACTCGATGCAGGGGAGGGGGGATGCGATGGCCACGTGGTGGCGCAGCTCCGCCGAGAGGAATGCATCCGCGCCACGCTCCGCGGCCTCCTCGAGGAGGACAGGATCGAATCCGCTGCCGCCCGCCACAGCAAGCTTGCGGATCCTGTCAACTTTTCCCCAGATACGCACCCCGCCCTCCAGCCTTCGCACCATCTCGGCGAGCGGCAGGGTCGCATCGCCGATACAGCCCATCGAGAGGGGCTCCACATTGCGGAGGCCGAGCAGACCCGCGAGAGTGTCGTTGATCCCGCCCCGGGCTCGGTCGAAGTTAGTGTGCATCACATAGAGGTTGATTCCGCCCGTGAGCAGGGGACGCACCGCCCGTGCCAGGAAGCCCCGGACCGAGGTCGTGGGCGTGAAGAGAGGGGTGTGGTGGACAACCAGGAGATCGATAGACGAAAGGACTGCAGACTCCGCTACGGCGGGCGTGGCATCCAGCGCACAGCCGATCCGCTCGATCTCCTCGCGCCCCTCGATGATAAGGCCGATCCTTCCCTCATCCATCGGATCCGCCAGGTCCGGAGGAGCGATGCGCTCCAGATCCCGGATGGCTGCCCGAATATTCATAGAATATATACGCCCCGGGAGGTTAAATAGATTGTATTACCTGGCGGGATAAACACATCTATAAGTAATACCGTTCACTACAATACGATATGGACAAATCCATCGAGCTCATCAATCAGCGAATCCGGGATGGGAGCGCCCGCGTCGTGACGGCGGAAGAGATGCCCCTCCTGGTGCGTGAGCTTGGTGAGGAGGAGGCTCTCCGCGAGGTGGACGTGGTAACGACGGGGACCTTCGGGGCGATGTGCTCGTCTGGTGCATTTTTGAACTTCGGCCATGCTGATCCGCCCATCCGGATGGAGCGGCTGTGGCTGAATGACGTGGAGGCCTACGGAGGGATTGCGGCGGTCGACGCGTTCCTCGGGGCCACACAGCCCTCGACCACTCGCGAAGACTCCTACGGTGGAGCCCACGTGCTGGAGGAGTTCGTCGCCGGCAACGTGGTGGAACTCCGGGCCGTCTCCCGGGGCACGGACTGCTATCCCCGCCGAACGCTGACGACCGAGCTCCAGATCGAGGATCTCAACCAGGCGATCATGTGCAACCCCAGAAACGCCTATCAGCGCTACAACGCCGCGACCAACTCCACAGACCGCACGCTCTTCACCTACATGGGGATGCTCCTCCCCCACTGCGGCAACATCACCTACTCCGGGGCCGGCGTGCTCTCCCCGATCTCCAACGATCCCGCGCTCCGCACCATCGGACGCGGGGTTCCCATCTTCCTGGGCGGAGCCGAGGGGATGATCGTCGGGGAGGGGACGCAGCACTCCCCCGGCAGCCGCTTCGGAACACTGATGGTGAGCGGCGACATGAAGCAGATGCGCCAGGATTTCATGCGGGCGGCGGTCCTGCACGGCTACGGCGTCACCCTCTACATCGGCGTGGGCGTTCCCATCCCGGTCCTGGACCTCGATATCGTGCGGAGCACGGCAATAACCGATGCCGACATCCAGACGAATATCATCGACTACGGCATTCCCCAGCGGGATCGGCCCTCGCTCCGCACGGTGACATATGCGGAGCTGAAGAGCGGGCGGGTCGATCTGAACGGCGAGGAGGTGAAGACCTCCTCGCTCTCCAGCTTCCGTAAGGCCCGCGAGGTGGCAGAGGAGCTGAAGCGCTGGATAGAGAGGGGCGATTTTACACTTGCCCTCCCCACCCGCCGCATCGACGGGCGGAAGGTCGCGCGCCCGATGCGGGAGACGTCCCGCTCGCCCCGCGTGCGGGAGATCATGGACCGCACAGTGGTGAGCGTGCTCGAAGACGATGCGATCGCCACCGCCGCCGAGAAGCTCCTCAAGGGCGAGACCAACCACATTCCGGTGGAGGACCGTGAGGGGCGGCTCGTCGGAATCGTCACCACATACGATGTATCGAAGGCGGTGCTCCGTCCCGGCACGCTGCACAAGGTCAAGGATATCATGACACGGCGGGTAATCAAGACGACCCCCGACGAGGCGGTGGATGTGGCGGCCCAGAAACTGAAGAAGAACAACATCAGCGCGTTGCCCGTGGTGGACGCCGGCGACCAGGTGGTCGGGATGCTGACGGCGCTCGATCTCGGCAAACTCATCAGCCGGAGGGAACCGTAGTGAAGCTCCTGGTGAAGTTCTCCAAGCGGCAGATCCGCGAACCGATCATCGCGCGGCTGGTCCGGGAGACGGGGGTGCTGATCTGCATCGACCGTGCCAATATCGACTCCACCTCCGGCGAGGTGCTGATCGACGTGCCGGACAAACAGGCGGACATGCTCCGGGAGAGGATGGAGGCGATGGGCGCAGAGGTGCGGGTGATCGAGGATTCCATCCTCCGGGACGAGGAGGAGTGCATCGACTGCGGGGCCTGCATCAGCGTCTGCCCGCGGGACGTCTTCAGCTACGATGCCGAATGGCACGTCCGCCTCCGCGAGGAGCGCTGCGTCCTCTGCGGTAAGTGCATACTCGCCTGTCCGCACGGTGCGCTCTCGCAGAGAGTATGAGAGGGGCCGCACCTCCTCTCCGCACGCGGGTAACCGCCCATGACGCTGTTCGCCGACGCGGCAGTCCATGCCGCCACGCTCCTCCTGCAGACGGTGCCGGCGGTGATCCTGGGGGTGGTCGCAGCCGAGATTCTGATGGCCCTGCGGTTCACCGAGCGCATCTCCCGGGCCGCCCGTCCGATCACCGCATTTGCCCATCTCCCGCCGGAGAGCGGCGTCAGCTTCATGACGGCATTCTTCTCCTCACAGGCGGCGGATGCGATGCTCGTCGATTACCACCACACAGGGCGCCTCGGCGAGCGGGAGCTGAAACTCTCGGCCCTCATGAACTCGTTCCCCGCCATCGTGATGCACTGGCGCTACCTGCTGCCGGTCTACCTGCCCCTCATGGGAATCTACGGGCTGATCTACTTCCTCATCCTGACCGCGGTCGGCTTTGCAAAGACCGCTATCATCCTGGTCGCCGGGCACCTGCTCCTTCCGCCCCGCGGCGCCGTTGAGACGGGCACCGAGGAGGGGGCGGGGGTGGTGAGGGCGGTATCCGCGAGGGCGGTCCTCCGCGATGCCCTCGCAGCCTCCGCACAGACCCTGCGGAGAATTCTCGTTATCATGATCCCGACGCTCGTCCTGGTGGCGCTTCTCATCGAGGGGGGCGTGTTCGAGGCGATCGGCGCGTACCTGGGGGGGGTGTCGGGCTACTTCCCCATCCCGGCGGAGGGGATCGGCATCGTTGCCGCAAAACTGGGTTCGTTCGTCGCTGCGGCGAGCGTGGCCTCCGCACTGCTGGCGGCCGGGGACATCTCCGGCAGGGATGCGGTCCTGGCGCTCCTCGTCGGCAACCTCCTCTCCAGCGTCATCTACTCCTTCCGCTGGCTCGGATCGTTCTACATCGCCATCTTCGGGGTGCGGCTCGGGACCCAGATCATGATCGTCTCCACGCTGCTCCAGAACGGGCTTGTACTGGCAGCGATCTTCCTGCTTGCCTGGCTCTGGTAGCCGTCGGTCAGCGGTAACGCTCGTTCAGTTCGGCAGCACGCGCCATGGCCGCATCGGCCTCGACCCCCCGCCCCAGCTTCCGGTATGCCATGCCCTTCAGGATCCAGATCTCCGCGTTATTCTCGTCGATTTCGAGGGCGCGGTCGTACGCCGGTATCGCCTCCTCGAAGCGATTGCTGTTGGCGAGGGCGAGCCCCTTGTTGTACCACGTAAAGACGTTGGAGGCATCCAGTGCGATGCTCCTCTCGTAGCAGGCAAGGGCCTCGTCGTA
Coding sequences within it:
- a CDS encoding nucleoside recognition protein yields the protein MTLFADAAVHAATLLLQTVPAVILGVVAAEILMALRFTERISRAARPITAFAHLPPESGVSFMTAFFSSQAADAMLVDYHHTGRLGERELKLSALMNSFPAIVMHWRYLLPVYLPLMGIYGLIYFLILTAVGFAKTAIILVAGHLLLPPRGAVETGTEEGAGVVRAVSARAVLRDALAASAQTLRRILVIMIPTLVLVALLIEGGVFEAIGAYLGGVSGYFPIPAEGIGIVAAKLGSFVAAASVASALLAAGDISGRDAVLALLVGNLLSSVIYSFRWLGSFYIAIFGVRLGTQIMIVSTLLQNGLVLAAIFLLAWLW
- a CDS encoding Nif3-like dinuclear metal center hexameric protein produces the protein MNIRAAIRDLERIAPPDLADPMDEGRIGLIIEGREEIERIGCALDATPAVAESAVLSSIDLLVVHHTPLFTPTTSVRGFLARAVRPLLTGGINLYVMHTNFDRARGGINDTLAGLLGLRNVEPLSMGCIGDATLPLAEMVRRLEGGVRIWGKVDRIRKLAVAGGSGFDPVLLEEAAERGADAFLSAELRHHVAIASPLPCIESTHHALEAPGMRALARRMNWEFIDESPSIRYQE
- a CDS encoding homocysteine biosynthesis protein, which encodes MDKSIELINQRIRDGSARVVTAEEMPLLVRELGEEEALREVDVVTTGTFGAMCSSGAFLNFGHADPPIRMERLWLNDVEAYGGIAAVDAFLGATQPSTTREDSYGGAHVLEEFVAGNVVELRAVSRGTDCYPRRTLTTELQIEDLNQAIMCNPRNAYQRYNAATNSTDRTLFTYMGMLLPHCGNITYSGAGVLSPISNDPALRTIGRGVPIFLGGAEGMIVGEGTQHSPGSRFGTLMVSGDMKQMRQDFMRAAVLHGYGVTLYIGVGVPIPVLDLDIVRSTAITDADIQTNIIDYGIPQRDRPSLRTVTYAELKSGRVDLNGEEVKTSSLSSFRKAREVAEELKRWIERGDFTLALPTRRIDGRKVARPMRETSRSPRVREIMDRTVVSVLEDDAIATAAEKLLKGETNHIPVEDREGRLVGIVTTYDVSKAVLRPGTLHKVKDIMTRRVIKTTPDEAVDVAAQKLKKNNISALPVVDAGDQVVGMLTALDLGKLISRREP
- a CDS encoding 4Fe-4S binding protein, whose protein sequence is MKLLVKFSKRQIREPIIARLVRETGVLICIDRANIDSTSGEVLIDVPDKQADMLRERMEAMGAEVRVIEDSILRDEEECIDCGACISVCPRDVFSYDAEWHVRLREERCVLCGKCILACPHGALSQRV
- a CDS encoding SWIM zinc finger family protein, with product MSRQVSVTRNDLWQRLMGESGLTPEVEDEIGIRFGERGRKALAAVKEGRVKRYRDFFVVVGYHDEYVVEEDFCSCRDFLFRGRECSHILAVAIAEATGLYETFSLWYVDALDRETP